The Ancylobacter sp. WKF20 genome contains a region encoding:
- a CDS encoding ABC transporter permease subunit, giving the protein MSLTTQFAAAEGRTYSSAPSRGPRLGQNGLIAISWLVPVLLLIIWEALARLGWIEPHLLPAPSKVALTAYKLTVSGTLLHDLSVSLLRAAIGFAIGGGIGFALGTLVGFSRLAEAFIDRSVQMVRAIPFLAVLPLVIVWLGVGEGQKIFLVALGVAFPIYVNTTLGIRQVDPKLVELGRVQGLSNWELISRIILPGALPSILTGVRFSLATAWLALVVAETIGAQAGLGFLALDAREFLRTDVIVLTVIIYALIGVGADSLARLLERRLLKWHPNYGAGR; this is encoded by the coding sequence ATGAGCCTAACAACCCAATTCGCTGCCGCCGAGGGCCGGACCTATTCGTCCGCTCCCTCCCGGGGGCCCCGGCTGGGGCAGAACGGCCTCATCGCCATTTCATGGCTGGTGCCCGTGCTGCTGCTCATCATCTGGGAGGCGCTCGCGCGCCTCGGATGGATCGAGCCCCATCTTCTGCCGGCGCCCAGCAAGGTTGCTCTCACCGCGTACAAGCTGACGGTGTCGGGGACGCTGCTGCACGATCTGTCGGTCAGCCTGCTGCGCGCCGCGATCGGCTTCGCCATTGGGGGCGGGATCGGCTTCGCGCTCGGTACGCTGGTCGGCTTCTCGCGTCTTGCCGAGGCCTTCATCGACCGCAGCGTGCAGATGGTGCGGGCGATCCCCTTCCTGGCGGTGCTGCCGCTGGTCATCGTCTGGCTCGGCGTCGGCGAGGGTCAGAAGATCTTTCTGGTCGCCCTCGGCGTTGCCTTTCCCATCTATGTCAACACCACGCTGGGCATAAGGCAGGTCGATCCCAAGCTGGTCGAACTCGGCCGCGTGCAGGGGCTCTCCAATTGGGAGCTGATCTCCCGCATCATCCTGCCCGGTGCGTTGCCCTCGATCCTCACCGGGGTGCGCTTCTCGCTGGCCACCGCCTGGCTTGCTCTGGTCGTCGCTGAAACGATCGGGGCGCAGGCCGGACTGGGCTTCCTCGCGCTCGACGCCCGCGAGTTCCTGCGCACCGACGTTATCGTGCTGACCGTCATCATCTACGCGCTGATCGGCGTCGGCGCCGATAGCCTCGCCCGACTGCTCGAACGGCGCTTGCTCAAATGGCATCCCAACTATGGAGCCGGGCGATGA
- a CDS encoding LLM class flavin-dependent oxidoreductase, whose product MTSTAIRFGVWAPVHGPRAALNDPDEPFDASWEHNQAVILEAEQLGFHSTLIAQHTVNPHLPDHDQLETWTAAAALAALTRRIEIIAAVKPFIFHPVFLAKMALQIENISKGRFGINLINAWNRIEFEKAGIPFGEHDARYEYGREWISVVSRLIAGESVTHRGQHFSITDYKLTPRDLHRARPLIYIGGESEPARSLAADHGDVWFINGQPLADVTALIADLRRRPRQGAPLRFGLSAFVIARATESEAHDAYARLVDLAAQDADVHALQRRNADPKTVMFQTMAKSVRVGTNGGTAAGLVGSYDQVSERILAFHKAGIELFMLQFQPLRAEMRRFAAEVVPRVRAAGQVAASPALSTV is encoded by the coding sequence ATGACGTCGACGGCTATCAGGTTCGGCGTATGGGCACCGGTGCACGGGCCGCGCGCGGCCCTCAATGATCCCGACGAGCCTTTCGATGCCTCGTGGGAGCACAATCAGGCGGTGATCCTCGAAGCCGAGCAACTCGGCTTTCATTCCACGCTGATCGCCCAGCACACCGTCAATCCTCACCTCCCGGATCACGACCAGCTGGAGACGTGGACCGCGGCGGCCGCCCTGGCGGCGCTGACCCGCCGGATCGAGATCATCGCGGCCGTGAAGCCGTTCATCTTCCACCCGGTCTTTCTCGCCAAGATGGCGTTGCAGATCGAGAACATCAGCAAGGGCCGGTTCGGCATCAATCTGATCAACGCCTGGAACCGCATTGAATTCGAGAAGGCCGGCATTCCGTTCGGCGAACACGATGCCCGCTACGAGTATGGCCGGGAATGGATATCGGTCGTCTCCCGGCTGATTGCCGGCGAGAGCGTGACCCATCGCGGCCAGCATTTCTCCATCACCGACTACAAGCTGACGCCGCGCGATCTGCATCGCGCCCGACCCTTGATCTATATCGGCGGCGAATCCGAGCCCGCCCGGTCACTGGCCGCCGACCATGGCGATGTGTGGTTCATCAATGGGCAGCCGCTTGCCGACGTCACGGCACTCATCGCGGATCTGCGCCGCCGTCCGCGCCAGGGTGCGCCGTTGCGTTTCGGGCTCTCCGCCTTTGTCATCGCCCGCGCGACCGAGAGCGAGGCGCACGATGCCTATGCGCGGCTGGTCGATCTCGCCGCGCAGGATGCCGATGTCCACGCCCTGCAGCGCCGGAATGCCGATCCGAAGACGGTCATGTTCCAGACCATGGCGAAGTCCGTGCGCGTCGGCACCAATGGCGGCACGGCGGCCGGCTTGGTCGGCTCCTACGATCAGGTGAGCGAACGCATCCTCGCCTTCCACAAGGCCGGCATCGAACTCTTCATGCTGCAGTTCCAGCCCCTGCGCGCCGAAATGCGGCGTTTCGCGGCGGAGGTCGTGCCGCGCGTGCGCGCGGCCGGCCAGGTTGCCGCGTCGCCCGCCCTCTCCACCGTCTGA
- a CDS encoding L-2-amino-thiazoline-4-carboxylic acid hydrolase, translated as MSEETTGVATSDPTKGEIGILERRRIEAAIIAPLYEQMREEIGEEKAQAILERTIRAAAIAAAKGFAERTPGGTSLSTFRDLQALWTKDDALTIEVLVATDQQFDYNVHRCRYAEAYEEMGLGHIGHLLSCNRDSVFCQGYDPRIQLERTQTIMGGASHCDFRYRLVDETEGGTP; from the coding sequence ATGAGCGAAGAGACGACCGGCGTCGCCACGTCCGATCCGACAAAGGGTGAGATCGGCATATTGGAGCGGCGGCGCATCGAGGCCGCGATCATCGCTCCCCTCTATGAGCAGATGCGCGAGGAGATCGGCGAGGAGAAGGCCCAGGCCATTCTCGAGCGTACGATCCGGGCCGCCGCCATCGCCGCCGCAAAGGGCTTTGCCGAGCGAACGCCCGGTGGAACCAGCCTGTCGACCTTCCGCGATCTGCAGGCGCTCTGGACCAAGGACGACGCACTGACCATCGAGGTGCTCGTCGCGACCGACCAGCAGTTCGACTACAACGTCCACCGCTGCCGCTACGCGGAAGCCTATGAAGAGATGGGGCTCGGACACATCGGCCATCTCCTGTCGTGCAATCGCGACAGCGTGTTCTGCCAGGGCTACGACCCGCGCATCCAGCTCGAGCGAACCCAGACCATCATGGGCGGCGCCAGCCATTGCGATTTCCGCTACCGGCTGGTCGACGAGACCGAAGGCGGCACCCCGTAG
- a CDS encoding LLM class flavin-dependent oxidoreductase: MASRQLHLGAFMRPTSLHTGAWRYPGAFPDSNFNLAHLRYFARRLEEAKFDAFFMADHLAVLNMPLEALKRSHTVTSFEPSTLLSNLAAATERIGLVATVSTTFEAPYHVARRFASLDHLSGGRAGWNIVTTSNPDAALNFGLETHMEHDERYVRAREFYDVVTGLWDSFADDAFARDVDSGLYFDPERMHALDHKGPYFSVRGPLNIARPVQGWPVIVQAGASEAGRQFAAETAEVIFSATRDLATGRAFYADVKQRLDRLGRPREHLKILPGAFVVLGNTVEEARDKRAQLDSLVHYDSAIAALSIALGHDASGFDPDAPLPDIPETNASRSARERAIDLARQENLTVRQLAQRLGGYAGLAFVGTPASVADAMQEWLESDGCDGFNIMFPFLPAGLDDVVDKLVPELQRRGIFRRDYAGTTLREHLGLPRPTNRFFPS; encoded by the coding sequence ATGGCTTCGCGACAACTTCATCTCGGCGCTTTCATGCGTCCCACCAGCCTTCACACCGGCGCGTGGCGCTATCCGGGCGCCTTCCCGGACTCCAACTTCAACCTTGCCCATCTGCGATATTTCGCGCGGCGGCTCGAGGAGGCGAAGTTCGATGCCTTCTTCATGGCCGACCATCTGGCGGTGCTCAACATGCCGTTAGAAGCGCTCAAGCGCAGCCATACCGTCACCTCCTTCGAGCCGTCCACCCTGCTGTCCAATCTCGCGGCGGCCACGGAACGCATCGGCCTGGTCGCCACCGTCTCGACCACTTTCGAGGCGCCCTATCACGTGGCAAGGCGCTTCGCTTCGCTCGACCATCTCAGCGGCGGACGGGCCGGCTGGAACATCGTCACCACGTCCAATCCCGATGCGGCGCTGAATTTCGGCCTCGAGACGCATATGGAACACGACGAGCGCTATGTGCGCGCCCGCGAGTTCTACGACGTGGTCACCGGGCTGTGGGACAGCTTCGCCGACGATGCCTTCGCCCGCGACGTGGATTCCGGGCTCTATTTCGATCCCGAGCGGATGCACGCCCTCGATCACAAGGGCCCCTATTTCTCCGTCCGTGGACCGCTCAACATCGCTCGTCCCGTGCAGGGCTGGCCGGTCATTGTCCAGGCCGGTGCGTCGGAGGCGGGGCGCCAGTTCGCGGCCGAAACCGCGGAAGTGATCTTCTCGGCGACACGGGATCTTGCCACGGGCCGCGCCTTCTATGCCGACGTGAAGCAGCGGCTCGACCGGTTGGGCCGCCCGCGCGAGCACCTGAAGATCCTACCGGGGGCCTTCGTGGTGCTTGGCAACACGGTGGAGGAAGCGCGGGACAAGCGGGCACAGCTCGACAGCCTGGTGCATTATGACAGCGCGATCGCGGCACTCTCCATCGCCCTCGGCCATGACGCCTCGGGTTTCGACCCGGATGCACCACTGCCGGACATACCGGAGACCAATGCCAGCCGAAGCGCCCGCGAGCGCGCCATTGATCTCGCCCGACAGGAGAACCTCACCGTCCGCCAGCTCGCCCAACGCCTCGGTGGGTATGCGGGGCTGGCCTTCGTCGGCACACCCGCCTCGGTCGCCGACGCCATGCAGGAATGGCTGGAAAGCGATGGCTGTGACGGGTTCAACATCATGTTCCCCTTCCTGCCAGCTGGGCTTGACGACGTGGTGGACAAGCTGGTGCCGGAGCTCCAGCGACGGGGCATCTTCCGGCGCGACTACGCCGGCACCACGCTGCGCGAGCATCTCGGCCTGCCGCGTCCGACAAATCGGTTCTTCCCCTCCTGA
- a CDS encoding VWA domain-containing protein has protein sequence MSELVLLRPWWLLAVPLLVALALWQWRRGTTAGGWERVMPPGMLEAMRVLGHIRGGGRRQGLALLAPAALLCLGLCGPAVPRADAPVLAGSGAVLIALDMSPSVAEGPALADAQAAAASILTAAAGRPVGMLLYSGEAYEVAAPTADPATLESQIAVLARDTMPDGGSRPASALALARHMLRASPDADLVLISDGGGVDGAAQAEAERLAGDGVRLSVLTLTGGAGGSADAAALEALGSLAAPARAPDAVLRRLSQRGTLERDPALSTLAFRDLGPYLAALAGLPLLGLFRRRA, from the coding sequence ATGAGCGAGCTCGTCCTGTTGCGTCCCTGGTGGCTGCTTGCCGTACCGCTGCTTGTCGCCCTTGCGCTGTGGCAGTGGCGGCGCGGCACCACCGCCGGCGGCTGGGAACGAGTGATGCCACCAGGGATGTTGGAGGCCATGCGCGTGCTGGGGCACATAAGGGGAGGGGGCCGGCGGCAGGGCCTCGCCCTGCTCGCACCGGCGGCACTGCTCTGCCTTGGCCTGTGCGGTCCCGCCGTGCCGCGTGCGGATGCGCCCGTGCTTGCGGGCAGCGGAGCGGTTCTCATCGCCCTCGACATGTCGCCATCTGTCGCCGAAGGCCCGGCCCTTGCCGACGCGCAGGCGGCTGCCGCCAGTATTTTGACGGCAGCCGCCGGTCGGCCGGTCGGGATGCTGCTCTATTCCGGCGAGGCCTATGAGGTGGCCGCGCCCACGGCCGACCCCGCGACACTGGAGAGTCAGATCGCCGTGCTCGCCCGCGACACGATGCCGGACGGTGGCAGCCGCCCCGCCAGTGCGCTGGCGCTGGCGCGGCACATGCTGCGGGCAAGCCCGGACGCCGATCTCGTGCTGATTTCCGACGGGGGCGGTGTCGACGGTGCCGCCCAGGCGGAGGCGGAACGCCTGGCCGGCGACGGCGTACGGCTTTCCGTTCTCACCTTGACCGGAGGCGCCGGCGGCTCCGCCGATGCGGCGGCTCTTGAAGCGCTGGGAAGCCTCGCCGCTCCTGCCCGCGCCCCCGACGCCGTTCTGCGCCGCCTCTCGCAGCGGGGCACTCTGGAGCGGGATCCGGCACTCTCAACCTTGGCCTTTCGCGATCTCGGCCCCTATCTCGCGGCGCTGGCGGGGCTGCCGCTGCTTGGCCTGTTCCGGAGGCGCGCATGA
- a CDS encoding VWA domain-containing protein produces the protein MPVVSLAFPWALLLLPLPLLARLLPTARAPEETALHVAPGAFAAALPARAGGDRAGHAVLIAAWMSLVVALAGPQIAATRELVTASGREILLALDLSGSMLKEDFVLDGKPLSRLEAVKRVAARFVVARQGDRIGLVIFGDRAYVAQPPTFDVASVARAIEVAQIGISGRSTAIADGLGLATRRIMGSDATTKVVVLLSDGVDTSGKVQATDVARLSASHGVRVHTIALGPEDIEDQPTARDAVDAVALREIAAVGGGTSFRVRSLADLEAMAATLDQLEPNPMKRPPLRYWRPLWMWPGGAALALVVLLAAWRRR, from the coding sequence ATGCCTGTCGTCAGTCTCGCCTTTCCCTGGGCGCTGCTGCTGCTTCCGCTCCCCTTGCTTGCGCGCCTGCTTCCAACGGCGCGGGCGCCGGAGGAAACCGCGCTGCACGTCGCGCCCGGCGCGTTTGCCGCGGCGCTGCCGGCGCGTGCGGGCGGGGACCGGGCCGGGCACGCGGTTCTCATTGCGGCGTGGATGTCGCTGGTCGTCGCACTCGCCGGCCCGCAGATCGCGGCAACGCGCGAGCTGGTCACCGCGTCGGGACGCGAGATCCTGCTGGCCCTCGACCTCTCCGGCAGCATGCTGAAGGAGGACTTCGTTCTCGACGGCAAGCCGCTCTCGCGGCTGGAGGCGGTGAAGCGCGTCGCCGCCCGCTTCGTCGTGGCGAGGCAGGGTGATCGGATCGGGCTCGTGATCTTCGGCGACCGGGCCTATGTCGCGCAGCCGCCGACCTTCGATGTCGCGTCCGTGGCCCGGGCCATCGAGGTCGCCCAGATCGGCATTTCCGGCCGCTCCACCGCCATAGCGGACGGGCTGGGGCTGGCAACGCGGCGGATCATGGGGAGCGACGCCACCACAAAGGTCGTGGTTCTACTCTCGGACGGGGTGGATACGTCCGGCAAGGTTCAGGCGACGGACGTCGCGCGCCTTTCGGCCAGCCATGGGGTGAGGGTCCACACCATTGCGCTTGGCCCCGAGGATATCGAGGACCAGCCCACCGCGCGCGATGCGGTGGACGCCGTTGCCTTGCGGGAGATCGCCGCGGTCGGGGGTGGCACCAGTTTCCGGGTGCGCAGCCTGGCGGATCTCGAAGCCATGGCGGCGACGCTGGATCAGCTTGAGCCGAACCCGATGAAGCGCCCGCCGCTGCGCTACTGGCGTCCGCTCTGGATGTGGCCCGGGGGCGCGGCGCTGGCGCTGGTGGTGCTGCTCGCCGCGTGGAGGCGTCGATGA
- a CDS encoding DUF58 domain-containing protein — MDLREIRAFAEGDDARRIDPSATARTGVPHIRTFHEDRDDTLLLIVDFRSPMLWGTGASLRSVRAARLAARRGWQAVLRGASLAAISINAEGVAAVPLAGGVPQMVRISHMLASCHDQALGGGGGAPSLEEALVRAARLSPPDGEVLIATGPEGLAPEDEPALARLARRRQVRVLLPLDRIEAAPPEYALPIRTGALACRARLQPFARAALGQRLRGLNVSLEVVDHDAG, encoded by the coding sequence ATGGATTTGCGGGAGATCCGCGCCTTTGCCGAGGGCGATGACGCCCGCCGTATCGACCCTTCGGCCACGGCCCGTACCGGCGTTCCGCATATCCGCACCTTTCATGAGGATCGGGACGACACGCTGTTGCTGATCGTCGATTTCCGGTCGCCGATGCTGTGGGGCACCGGGGCATCGCTGCGCTCGGTGCGCGCGGCGCGGCTGGCGGCGCGGCGAGGATGGCAGGCCGTGCTGCGAGGGGCTTCGCTGGCCGCGATCAGTATCAACGCGGAGGGCGTGGCGGCCGTCCCGCTGGCCGGTGGCGTCCCGCAGATGGTCCGCATCAGCCACATGCTCGCGAGCTGCCACGATCAGGCGCTTGGAGGTGGCGGCGGGGCGCCGTCGCTGGAGGAGGCGCTCGTGCGTGCCGCGCGCCTCTCGCCACCCGATGGTGAGGTACTGATCGCCACGGGGCCGGAGGGCCTCGCGCCGGAAGACGAGCCGGCATTGGCCCGGCTCGCCCGCCGCCGTCAGGTCCGGGTGTTGTTGCCGCTGGACAGGATCGAGGCTGCGCCACCCGAATATGCGCTGCCGATACGGACCGGAGCGCTCGCTTGTCGCGCGCGGCTGCAGCCGTTCGCCCGCGCGGCGCTGGGGCAGCGCCTCCGTGGACTAAATGTCAGCCTGGAGGTCGTCGATCATGACGCAGGCTGA
- a CDS encoding MoxR family ATPase — protein sequence MNEMSHPVAQLGAAVAAGLIGHEELVERLLIALLAGGHVLIEGPPGIAKTRAVKRLAAHLPGSHARIQCTPDLLPSDLTGTQVFRPESGGFDFIPGPLFHALVLVDEINRAPPKVQSALLEAMAEGQVTSAGVSRPLPDPFMVVATQNPIEHEGTFPLPEAQMDRFLLHLSLGLPQAEQERAILDLVSAERIEVAASVVLPLSADALRAAKDEVARVHLAPALKDFIVRLVMASRPGGAVAQWVEHPVSPRGTLALAVAAQARAWLRARDYVLPEDVIALAPDALAHRLIPSWSAIGEGRSGRSLVRDILRLVEPW from the coding sequence ATGAACGAGATGAGCCATCCGGTTGCGCAGCTCGGCGCCGCCGTCGCCGCCGGGCTGATCGGCCATGAAGAACTGGTGGAGCGGCTGCTGATCGCCCTTCTCGCCGGCGGGCACGTGCTGATCGAAGGGCCACCGGGCATTGCCAAGACGCGCGCGGTCAAGCGGCTCGCCGCTCACCTTCCCGGCAGCCATGCGCGGATCCAGTGCACGCCGGACCTGCTGCCCTCGGACCTCACGGGGACGCAGGTGTTCCGCCCCGAGAGCGGCGGCTTCGACTTCATCCCCGGTCCCCTGTTCCACGCGCTGGTGCTGGTCGATGAGATCAATCGCGCCCCGCCCAAGGTTCAGTCGGCGCTGCTCGAGGCCATGGCGGAAGGTCAAGTGACGAGCGCCGGCGTCAGTCGGCCTCTGCCGGACCCTTTCATGGTCGTCGCCACGCAGAACCCGATCGAGCATGAGGGAACCTTCCCCCTTCCCGAAGCGCAGATGGACCGGTTCCTGCTCCATCTCTCGCTTGGCCTTCCGCAGGCCGAACAGGAGCGCGCCATCCTCGATCTCGTCTCTGCCGAGCGGATCGAAGTGGCCGCCTCTGTCGTCCTCCCGTTATCGGCCGACGCCCTCCGCGCTGCGAAGGATGAAGTGGCGCGGGTGCATCTGGCGCCCGCGTTGAAGGACTTCATCGTCCGGCTCGTCATGGCGTCCCGGCCCGGCGGCGCTGTGGCTCAATGGGTCGAGCACCCCGTCTCGCCGCGGGGCACGCTGGCGCTGGCCGTGGCCGCGCAGGCGCGTGCCTGGCTCCGGGCACGCGATTATGTACTGCCGGAAGACGTCATCGCCCTCGCGCCCGACGCGCTGGCACATCGGCTGATACCGAGCTGGTCGGCGATTGGTGAGGGACGCAGCGGGCGCTCGCTCGTCCGCGATATCCTGCGCCTGGTCGAGCCATGGTGA
- a CDS encoding histidine kinase: MRGLLPQLVMRVLAAGLLTVLVAAGWVLWDTANAARRDAQTTATLVSDAIAARPSFEGLAFGGVAPTPVFRDWQEFPAWSLIAPGICVELGPRDQPIQRRCGPYLAAPTPPGWFVWLAERVGLVPGPVAVPVRTRYVSDAYVTAIADPGVIVTRAWARTGDLMRVAVGMAIGGALLTGLLMIRLLAPFRLVLRGIERLQRGDFSARLSRLKVAEFDRLSRALNETAAVLQEAQAVRAELTRRLFSVQENERRALARELHDEFGQCLAATRAMAAAIAQSGESTAQDGARIAEISGQMMDSLRAELARLRPPDLDDLGLRPALERMVADWRARAPAVRFELRFAGPVDAVPDDLALSLYRIAQECVTNAVRHGSPTHIALHIEVGDAITLTAADDGSPRHDGAISSGYGLLGIRERVDALGGSFELAPAEDGMRAVARLPL; this comes from the coding sequence ATGCGTGGCCTGCTCCCGCAGCTCGTCATGCGGGTGCTGGCCGCGGGGCTGCTGACCGTCCTCGTCGCGGCGGGGTGGGTGCTGTGGGATACGGCGAATGCCGCGCGCCGTGACGCACAGACGACGGCCACTCTCGTCTCCGACGCCATCGCCGCCCGGCCCAGTTTTGAGGGGCTCGCCTTCGGCGGCGTGGCGCCGACCCCGGTGTTCCGCGACTGGCAGGAATTTCCCGCCTGGAGCTTGATCGCGCCGGGCATCTGCGTCGAGCTTGGGCCCCGCGACCAGCCAATACAGCGACGCTGCGGGCCCTATCTGGCGGCGCCCACGCCTCCCGGTTGGTTCGTCTGGCTGGCGGAGCGCGTCGGTTTGGTGCCCGGGCCGGTCGCCGTCCCGGTGCGCACCCGCTACGTCTCGGACGCCTATGTGACCGCCATTGCCGACCCCGGCGTCATCGTCACCCGCGCCTGGGCCCGCACGGGCGACCTGATGAGGGTGGCCGTCGGCATGGCGATCGGCGGCGCGCTCCTGACCGGCCTGCTCATGATCCGCCTGCTGGCGCCGTTCAGGCTCGTGCTGCGCGGCATCGAGCGCTTGCAGCGGGGCGACTTCAGCGCCCGACTGTCGCGTCTCAAGGTGGCGGAATTCGACCGGTTGAGCCGCGCCCTGAACGAGACGGCGGCGGTGTTGCAGGAGGCGCAGGCCGTGCGTGCCGAGCTGACACGGCGGCTTTTCTCGGTGCAGGAGAATGAGCGGCGGGCGCTGGCGCGTGAGCTGCACGACGAGTTCGGCCAGTGCCTCGCGGCGACCCGCGCCATGGCGGCAGCGATTGCCCAATCGGGAGAAAGCACGGCGCAGGACGGGGCCCGCATCGCCGAGATCTCCGGCCAGATGATGGACAGCCTCCGGGCCGAGCTCGCCCGGCTGCGGCCGCCGGACCTTGATGATCTCGGCCTGCGCCCGGCCTTGGAGCGCATGGTCGCCGACTGGCGCGCGCGCGCGCCGGCTGTACGTTTCGAGCTGAGATTCGCTGGGCCTGTCGATGCCGTGCCTGATGACCTCGCCCTCAGCCTCTACCGCATCGCGCAGGAATGCGTGACCAACGCCGTTCGCCACGGTTCCCCGACCCACATCGCGCTGCATATCGAGGTCGGCGACGCCATCACGCTGACCGCCGCCGATGACGGCTCTCCCCGCCATGACGGGGCGATCAGCAGCGGCTACGGCCTGCTTGGCATCCGGGAGCGGGTCGACGCGCTGGGCGGCAGCTTTGAGCTCGCCCCGGCCGAAGATGGCATGCGCGCGGTCGCCCGCCTGCCGCTCTGA
- a CDS encoding response regulator transcription factor, producing the protein MTRPHLLCPKSICPSIRDGADFNPHEFNGLMCRTGRFDLVSLQNRPMALGVGAIGRLGCSRYRPPMGLIRILLVDDHPIVREGYRRLLGRQPGLSVVAEAGDGEAARAAFLQHRPDIVLMDLSMPGGGGFSAVESILADDPQARIIIVSMHQGAVFAQRAMAAGARGFVSKSSPPDELVRAIATVMGGRRALSTDVAQEFARTVVEDDPAAGLTPRERDILLMLMRGMNGRAIARDLNLSSKTVQNNLSQIRAKLGASGDADLVLKAQRAGLVPAL; encoded by the coding sequence GTGACACGCCCCCATTTGCTGTGCCCCAAGTCCATCTGTCCCTCCATCCGCGACGGTGCCGACTTTAATCCGCACGAATTCAACGGGTTGATGTGCAGGACCGGTCGCTTTGATCTGGTCTCGCTACAAAATCGACCGATGGCGCTTGGCGTGGGGGCTATTGGTCGCCTGGGCTGCTCGCGCTATCGTCCGCCCATGGGCCTCATTCGAATTCTCCTGGTCGACGATCATCCGATTGTGCGCGAGGGCTATCGCCGCCTGCTCGGACGCCAGCCGGGGCTTTCGGTGGTGGCCGAGGCGGGCGACGGCGAGGCAGCGCGGGCGGCTTTCCTTCAGCACCGGCCCGATATTGTGCTGATGGATCTCTCCATGCCGGGCGGGGGAGGCTTTTCAGCGGTCGAGTCGATCCTTGCCGACGATCCCCAGGCGCGGATCATCATTGTTTCCATGCATCAGGGCGCGGTTTTCGCGCAGAGGGCGATGGCTGCCGGGGCGCGTGGCTTCGTCTCCAAGTCCAGCCCGCCGGACGAACTCGTCCGCGCCATCGCGACGGTGATGGGCGGGCGGCGCGCGCTGTCCACGGATGTGGCGCAGGAATTCGCGCGCACCGTGGTGGAGGACGACCCGGCCGCGGGCCTGACCCCGCGCGAGCGGGACATTCTTCTGATGCTCATGCGGGGCATGAACGGACGTGCCATTGCCCGCGACCTCAACCTCTCGTCAAAGACGGTTCAGAACAACCTGTCGCAGATCCGGGCCAAGCTGGGCGCGTCAGGCGATGCCGACCTCGTGCTCAAGGCGCAGCGCGCCGGCCTCGTGCCCGCCCTGTGA
- a CDS encoding FAD-dependent oxidoreductase: MFEVDWKTPHLWRKTIVDRRPAPVLEGDLSCDVLVVGGGFTGLATALGARDSGAAVILLEGNEIGSAASGRNNGLVISHHSKASPSEFEAAYGRVHGERYNRLVADAAGVAFGLMQRFGIDAHQVQEGWLQPAHNEPTLARARTFHDEWKAFGATVSWLDRGEVSHRIGSPYLGGWMVHNSGHINPFAMTVGLAGALEREGVRIFENSRGLRLEKVEAGWRVHTAQGSVTAPEVVLATNALTGDIWPGLKRTLIPFKVFQAATEPLPAEVRAQILIGSPAVSDMHADMRYFHYDRDHRLVSGGTHTFWHDEVERGRAKVARMLGKAFAALGGPPVMSEYWSGTFAVVPDRRPRLFRLARGLVFGGLYSGRGVALALSLGQEIGRWAAGRRRDDEMPLPVTAMKPVPFHPIAVQVANHLHPWHRYQDRRA; this comes from the coding sequence ATGTTTGAGGTCGACTGGAAGACCCCTCACTTATGGCGCAAGACGATCGTCGACCGACGCCCGGCGCCGGTGTTGGAGGGTGACCTCTCCTGCGACGTGCTGGTGGTGGGCGGCGGCTTCACCGGCCTCGCCACGGCGCTAGGCGCGCGGGATAGCGGGGCTGCCGTCATCCTGCTCGAGGGCAACGAAATCGGCTCGGCCGCCTCCGGGCGCAATAACGGGCTGGTCATCTCGCATCATTCCAAGGCCTCGCCGTCCGAGTTCGAGGCGGCTTACGGCAGGGTGCATGGCGAGCGCTACAACCGGTTGGTAGCGGACGCCGCCGGGGTCGCCTTTGGGCTGATGCAGCGCTTCGGGATCGACGCCCACCAGGTACAGGAAGGCTGGCTTCAGCCGGCTCACAACGAGCCAACCCTTGCGCGGGCGCGCACCTTCCACGACGAGTGGAAGGCGTTCGGCGCCACAGTCTCCTGGCTCGACCGCGGCGAGGTGAGCCACCGCATCGGCAGCCCCTATCTCGGGGGCTGGATGGTGCACAATTCCGGTCACATCAATCCCTTCGCCATGACCGTCGGTCTTGCTGGTGCGCTGGAGCGCGAAGGGGTGAGGATTTTCGAGAACTCCCGCGGTCTTCGGCTCGAGAAGGTCGAGGCGGGCTGGCGGGTCCACACCGCGCAGGGCTCGGTGACCGCGCCGGAGGTGGTTCTCGCCACCAATGCGCTCACCGGCGATATCTGGCCCGGCCTCAAACGCACGCTGATTCCGTTCAAGGTATTCCAGGCCGCCACGGAGCCGCTGCCAGCGGAGGTACGTGCGCAGATCCTCATCGGCAGTCCGGCGGTATCGGACATGCATGCGGATATGCGCTATTTCCACTACGACCGTGACCACCGGCTGGTGAGCGGTGGCACACACACCTTCTGGCACGATGAGGTTGAGCGCGGACGCGCCAAGGTTGCGCGCATGCTGGGCAAGGCCTTCGCGGCGCTGGGCGGACCGCCTGTCATGAGCGAATACTGGAGCGGTACTTTCGCGGTGGTGCCCGACCGGCGGCCGCGCCTATTCCGCCTAGCTCGCGGCCTTGTCTTCGGCGGTTTGTATTCAGGCAGAGGCGTCGCGCTTGCCCTCTCGCTGGGACAGGAGATCGGCCGCTGGGCCGCCGGGCGGCGGCGGGACGACGAGATGCCCCTGCCGGTCACCGCCATGAAGCCGGTGCCGTTTCATCCAATCGCTGTCCAGGTGGCCAACCATCTGCATCCCTGGCACCGCTATCAGGATCGGCGCGCTTGA